Proteins from one Periplaneta americana isolate PAMFEO1 chromosome 6, P.americana_PAMFEO1_priV1, whole genome shotgun sequence genomic window:
- the LOC138701701 gene encoding suppressor of cytokine signaling 7-like isoform X1 — translation MRSALKGPSPCQLRAPSQSVDFFPKTARHDGQSRVWHGAMLTTCPNCLHVFHNNNNNHSLQHRIVLQPQQQFTTPLPSSSSTPAVHFTTPCCETNTQPLLVSLQLPPTTVATTCTVSVSTSTGCQQHLNNGFNTSQRVLAGMAGGGIILTNTPNQNTTNNNNVVDNPSSVILQQATQDEKVVIPPCSPQPSPSTPLSFVLPSAPNVFTTTRTSTLLPFQWSMSTTAGSSTVTTAAVQPTQQWNLHSPTSTPWVLSLQMPPAEPVPQVPQSDTDLVRLAATMSALRTSGWYYEGLSWQESAEALQSTSPGTFLVRDSSDPKFLFSLSVQTERGPTSVRLHYVCGQFRLDAEPRLAPLMPLFECVVRLVEYYIEATKDSARTGAYAENNGKGSKGSQLRHKEQVWVDARGHMYSHILLTTPLYKKQQLPSLQHLARLAINKSLKAATPQLSARSPQSSSLPVNQLPLPTPLSDYLKEYPYTH, via the exons ATGAGAAG TGCGCTGAAGGGACCGAGTCCTTGTCAGCTGAGAGCGCCGAGCCAGAGCGTTGATTTCTTCCCCAAGACAGCCCGGCACGACGGTCAGTCGCGTGTCTGGCATGGCGCAATGTTGACTACGTGCCCTAACTGCCTCCACGTGttccacaacaacaacaacaaccacagCCTACAGCACCGCATCGTTCTCCAGCCACAACAGCAATTCACGACGCCACTCCCCTCATCGTCGTCAACACCGGCTGTCCACTTCACGACGCCATGTTGCGAAACAAACACACAACCGCTGTTGGTGTCCTTGCAGTTACCACCGACAACAGTTGCAACAACCTGCACGGTGTCGGTATCCACGTCAACTGGTTGTCAGCAACACCTCAACAACGGCTTCAACACCAGCCAGCGTGTTCTTGCAGGCATGGCCGGAGGTGGCATCATCCTCACCAACACCCCAAACCAAAACACCACAAACAACAACAATGTTGTCGACAACCCTTCGTCTGTGATCCTTCAACAAGCAACCCAGGACGAGAAGGTTGTGATTCCTCCTTGTTCGCCACAACCGTCGCCTTCAACCCCTCTGTCCTTCGTCCTTCCGTCAGCACCGAATGTCTTCACGACTACGAGAACTTCCACCCTACTGCCTTTCCAGTGGTCGATGTCCACAACTGCGGGGTCATCGACGGTGACTACGGCGGCAGTTCAGCCAACTCAGCAATGGAATCTTCATTCGCCGACGTCCACGCCGTGGGTTCTGAGTCTTCAGATGCCGCCCGCGGAGCCAGTTCCTCAAGTACCCCAATCGGATACGGATTTGGTGCGCCTCGCGGCGACCATGAGTGCATTGAGGACGTCGGGGTGGTACTACGAAGGTCTGTCTTGGCAGGAGTCCGCGGAAGCCCTCCAGTCGACGTCCCCGGGAACGTTCCTGGTCAGGGACTCCTCGGACCCCAAGTTCCTGTTCTCTCTGAGCGTGCAGACGGAGAGGGGTCCGACGAGCGTCAGGCTTCACTACGTCTGCGGCCAGTTTCGACTAGACGCAGAGCCGAGGTTGGCACCACTGATGCCGCTGTTCGAGTGTGTGGTACGACTGGTGGAGTATTACATAGAAGCGACCAAAGACAGTGCAAGGACTGGTGCGTATGCAGAAAACAACGGCAAGGGAAGCAAAGGCAGCCAGCTGAGACACAAGGAACAGGTGTGGGTGGATGCCAGAGGACACATGTACTCTCACATACTCCTCACGACGCCACTGTACAAGAAACAGCAGTTGCCGTCGCTGCAACATCTTGCGAGACTAGCCATCAACAAGAGCCTGAAGGCGGCGACACCCCAACTGTCGGCGAGGAGTCCGCAGTCATCCAGCCTGCCTGTGAACCAGTTACCCCTGCCAACACCACTGTCGGATTACCTGAAAGAGTACCCCTACACCCACTGA
- the LOC138701701 gene encoding suppressor of cytokine signaling 7-like isoform X2 produces the protein MLTTCPNCLHVFHNNNNNHSLQHRIVLQPQQQFTTPLPSSSSTPAVHFTTPCCETNTQPLLVSLQLPPTTVATTCTVSVSTSTGCQQHLNNGFNTSQRVLAGMAGGGIILTNTPNQNTTNNNNVVDNPSSVILQQATQDEKVVIPPCSPQPSPSTPLSFVLPSAPNVFTTTRTSTLLPFQWSMSTTAGSSTVTTAAVQPTQQWNLHSPTSTPWVLSLQMPPAEPVPQVPQSDTDLVRLAATMSALRTSGWYYEGLSWQESAEALQSTSPGTFLVRDSSDPKFLFSLSVQTERGPTSVRLHYVCGQFRLDAEPRLAPLMPLFECVVRLVEYYIEATKDSARTGAYAENNGKGSKGSQLRHKEQVWVDARGHMYSHILLTTPLYKKQQLPSLQHLARLAINKSLKAATPQLSARSPQSSSLPVNQLPLPTPLSDYLKEYPYTH, from the coding sequence ATGTTGACTACGTGCCCTAACTGCCTCCACGTGttccacaacaacaacaacaaccacagCCTACAGCACCGCATCGTTCTCCAGCCACAACAGCAATTCACGACGCCACTCCCCTCATCGTCGTCAACACCGGCTGTCCACTTCACGACGCCATGTTGCGAAACAAACACACAACCGCTGTTGGTGTCCTTGCAGTTACCACCGACAACAGTTGCAACAACCTGCACGGTGTCGGTATCCACGTCAACTGGTTGTCAGCAACACCTCAACAACGGCTTCAACACCAGCCAGCGTGTTCTTGCAGGCATGGCCGGAGGTGGCATCATCCTCACCAACACCCCAAACCAAAACACCACAAACAACAACAATGTTGTCGACAACCCTTCGTCTGTGATCCTTCAACAAGCAACCCAGGACGAGAAGGTTGTGATTCCTCCTTGTTCGCCACAACCGTCGCCTTCAACCCCTCTGTCCTTCGTCCTTCCGTCAGCACCGAATGTCTTCACGACTACGAGAACTTCCACCCTACTGCCTTTCCAGTGGTCGATGTCCACAACTGCGGGGTCATCGACGGTGACTACGGCGGCAGTTCAGCCAACTCAGCAATGGAATCTTCATTCGCCGACGTCCACGCCGTGGGTTCTGAGTCTTCAGATGCCGCCCGCGGAGCCAGTTCCTCAAGTACCCCAATCGGATACGGATTTGGTGCGCCTCGCGGCGACCATGAGTGCATTGAGGACGTCGGGGTGGTACTACGAAGGTCTGTCTTGGCAGGAGTCCGCGGAAGCCCTCCAGTCGACGTCCCCGGGAACGTTCCTGGTCAGGGACTCCTCGGACCCCAAGTTCCTGTTCTCTCTGAGCGTGCAGACGGAGAGGGGTCCGACGAGCGTCAGGCTTCACTACGTCTGCGGCCAGTTTCGACTAGACGCAGAGCCGAGGTTGGCACCACTGATGCCGCTGTTCGAGTGTGTGGTACGACTGGTGGAGTATTACATAGAAGCGACCAAAGACAGTGCAAGGACTGGTGCGTATGCAGAAAACAACGGCAAGGGAAGCAAAGGCAGCCAGCTGAGACACAAGGAACAGGTGTGGGTGGATGCCAGAGGACACATGTACTCTCACATACTCCTCACGACGCCACTGTACAAGAAACAGCAGTTGCCGTCGCTGCAACATCTTGCGAGACTAGCCATCAACAAGAGCCTGAAGGCGGCGACACCCCAACTGTCGGCGAGGAGTCCGCAGTCATCCAGCCTGCCTGTGAACCAGTTACCCCTGCCAACACCACTGTCGGATTACCTGAAAGAGTACCCCTACACCCACTGA